A genomic stretch from Myripristis murdjan chromosome 12, fMyrMur1.1, whole genome shotgun sequence includes:
- the ythdc1 gene encoding YTH domain-containing protein 1 isoform X1 has protein sequence MAAERREDKEGELNVLEDILTEAPDQDDELYNPESERDVGDKKGTKRKSDRSDSQDLKRLRPSGHTSSSSSSNKRALPPPPSSSSGGKKTAGNRSGSYRQDYYDDRKGRRRHGDDARRRDGERRAEGGVGQSEKLRRDERHSSPSPSRHHDDNRHHQSDEDEEERDVAAASEEQETGSSASPAPSHADEEEEEEEEEEEDEEEEEEEEEEVMEEEEEEEEEQEVKEEEEEEEEEVYERREANDYDTRSEAGESRSASSVSFSEEEEDEDEEEESGRSSASDASGSEKKREKLSSSVRAVRAVRKGIENQSSKLRYILRDARFFLIKSNNHENVSLAKAKGVWSTLPVNEKKLNAAFRSARSVILVFSVRESGKFQGFARLASESHHGGSPIHWVLPAGMNAKMLGGVFKIDWLCRRELPFTKTAHLSNPWNEHKPVKIGRDGQEIQPDVGAQLCALFPLDESADVQQAARKVRHHHRRGNGGGGRGAASSSEPPPPRPRGRPPHRDPGRRRPEEYDISGRKRARLDYQPDFPQRQGFIQDLRSQPVDRRFSGVRRDVFLNGSYNDYMRDYHHGVGPPAPWQALAPYPGVDAPPHHPYYHHHHHQQAPPPPQAPPYHHHHHHHHHQQQQQQAPPPPHDSRFRDKRQTRSFNSSPHDYDMRVDDFLRRTQAVVSSRRERERQRERERGGGGGGGGGGGGGGGGRRERERERGRERDRERERDKERQGRYRR, from the exons ATGGCGGCCGAGCGGCGCGAGGACAAAG AAGGGGAGCTGAATGTGCTGGAGGACATTTTGACTGAAGCTCCAGACCAGGATGATGAGCTCTACAACCCTGAGAGTGAGCGCGATGTCGGAGATAAGAAAG GGACGAAGAGGAAGAGCGATCGCTCTGACAGCCAGGACCTGAAGAGGCTCCGCCCCTCCGGCCAcacctcctcgtcctcgtcGTCCAATAAGAGagcccttcctcctcctccgtcttcGTCATCTGGTGGAAAAAAGACGGCGGGCAATCGCAGCGGCAGCTACAGGCAGGATTACTATGACGACCGGAAAGGGCGGCGGCGCCATGGAGATGATGCTCGTCGTCGAGATGGCGAGCGGCGAGCAGAGGGAGGCGTCGGCCAATCAGAG AAGCTCCGGCGTGATGAGAGGCACTctagcccctccccctcccgcCACCATGACGACAACCGCCACCACCAATCAGACGAGGACGAGGAAGAGCGGGACGTAGCGGCGGCTTCAGAggagcaggaaacaggaagctcCGCCTCCCCAGCTCCCTCGCACGccgacgaggaggaggaggaggaagaagaggaggaggaggacgaggaggaagaggaggaggaggaggaggaagtgatggaggaggaggaagaggaagaggaggagcaggaagtgaaggaggaagaggaggaggaagaggaggaggtgtacGAGCGGCGGGAGGCCAACGACTACGACACGCGCAGTGAGGCCGGCGAGTCGCGCTCCGCCTCGTCCGTCAGCTTctccgaggaggaggaggacgaagacgaggaggaggagtcagggAGAAGCTCTGCCTCCGACGCCTCAG GCTCTGAGAAGAAGCGGGAGAAGCTGTCTTCGTCTGTCCGAGCCGTCCGAGCCGTCCGCAAAGGCATCGAGa accagAGCAGTAAGTTGCGCTACATCCTGCGGGACGCTCGCTTCTTCCTCATCAAGAGCAACAACCATGAGAACGTGTCGCTGGCCAAGGCCAAG ggtgtgtggtCCACTCTGCCGGTCAATGAGAAGAAGCTGAACGCGGCGTTCCGCTCGGCTCGCAGCGTCATCCTGGTGTTCTCCGTGCGCGAGAGCGGCAAATTCCaag GCTTCGCTCGGCTGGCGTCCGAGTCGCATCACGGCGGCTCGCCCATCCACTGGGTGCTTCCTGCCGGCATGAACGCCAAAATGCTGGGCGGAGTCTTCAAGATCGACTGGCTCTGCAG GCGGGAACTTCCCTTCACGAAGACGGCTCATCTGTCCAATCCCTGGAACGAACACAAGCCCGTGAAGATTGGACGTGACGGACAG GAGATCCAACCGGACGTCGGTGCCCAGCTCTGTGCCCTCTTCCCATTGGACGAGAGTGCTGATGTGCAGCAGGCGGCGCGCAAAGTGCGCCACCATCATCGCCGTGGAAATGGAGGCGGTGGACGCGGCGCTGCCTCGTCTTCGGAACCACCGCCACCACGACCACGCGGCCGGCCACCGCACCGCGACCCGGGCAG GCGTCGGCCAGAAGAGTACGACATCAGCGGGCGGAAGCGAGCGCGCCTCGACTACCAGCCCGACTTCCCTCAGAGAcaag GGTTCATCCAGGACCTGCGGAGCCAGCCGGTGGACAG GAGGTTCTCCGGCGTGCGGCGAGACGTTTTCCTCAACGGG tcGTATAACGACTACATGAGGGACTACCACCACGGCGTCGGCCCCCCCGCCCCCTGGCAGGCGCTG gCCCCGTACCCGGGCGTGGACGCGCCCCCCCACCACCcgtactaccaccaccaccaccaccagcaggccccgccccctccgcaGGCCCCGCCctaccaccaccatcatcatcatcaccaccaccagcagcagcagcagcaggcgcCGCCGCCACCGCACGACAGCCGCTTCCGTGACAAACGGCAGACACGCTCCTTCAACTCCAGCCCT CACGACTACGACATGCGTGTGGACGACTTCCTGCGGCGCACGCAGGCGGTGGTGAGCAGCCGGCGTGAGCGCGAGCGGCAGCGTGAGCgcgagcgaggaggaggaggaggaggagggggaggaggaggaggaggaggaggaggaaggagggagagggagagagagcgaggcagagagagagacagggagagagagagagacaaggagcgACAGGGACGCTACCGCCGCTGA
- the ythdc1 gene encoding YTH domain-containing protein 1 isoform X2 — protein MAAERREDKEGELNVLEDILTEAPDQDDELYNPESERDVGDKKGTKRKSDRSDSQDLKRLRPSGHTSSSSSSNKRALPPPPSSSSGGKKTAGNRSGSYRQDYYDDRKGRRRHGDDARRRDGERRAEGGVGQSELRRDERHSSPSPSRHHDDNRHHQSDEDEEERDVAAASEEQETGSSASPAPSHADEEEEEEEEEEEDEEEEEEEEEEVMEEEEEEEEEQEVKEEEEEEEEEVYERREANDYDTRSEAGESRSASSVSFSEEEEDEDEEEESGRSSASDASGSEKKREKLSSSVRAVRAVRKGIENQSSKLRYILRDARFFLIKSNNHENVSLAKAKGVWSTLPVNEKKLNAAFRSARSVILVFSVRESGKFQGFARLASESHHGGSPIHWVLPAGMNAKMLGGVFKIDWLCRRELPFTKTAHLSNPWNEHKPVKIGRDGQEIQPDVGAQLCALFPLDESADVQQAARKVRHHHRRGNGGGGRGAASSSEPPPPRPRGRPPHRDPGRRRPEEYDISGRKRARLDYQPDFPQRQGFIQDLRSQPVDRRFSGVRRDVFLNGSYNDYMRDYHHGVGPPAPWQALAPYPGVDAPPHHPYYHHHHHQQAPPPPQAPPYHHHHHHHHHQQQQQQAPPPPHDSRFRDKRQTRSFNSSPHDYDMRVDDFLRRTQAVVSSRRERERQRERERGGGGGGGGGGGGGGGGRRERERERGRERDRERERDKERQGRYRR, from the exons ATGGCGGCCGAGCGGCGCGAGGACAAAG AAGGGGAGCTGAATGTGCTGGAGGACATTTTGACTGAAGCTCCAGACCAGGATGATGAGCTCTACAACCCTGAGAGTGAGCGCGATGTCGGAGATAAGAAAG GGACGAAGAGGAAGAGCGATCGCTCTGACAGCCAGGACCTGAAGAGGCTCCGCCCCTCCGGCCAcacctcctcgtcctcgtcGTCCAATAAGAGagcccttcctcctcctccgtcttcGTCATCTGGTGGAAAAAAGACGGCGGGCAATCGCAGCGGCAGCTACAGGCAGGATTACTATGACGACCGGAAAGGGCGGCGGCGCCATGGAGATGATGCTCGTCGTCGAGATGGCGAGCGGCGAGCAGAGGGAGGCGTCGGCCAATCAGAG CTCCGGCGTGATGAGAGGCACTctagcccctccccctcccgcCACCATGACGACAACCGCCACCACCAATCAGACGAGGACGAGGAAGAGCGGGACGTAGCGGCGGCTTCAGAggagcaggaaacaggaagctcCGCCTCCCCAGCTCCCTCGCACGccgacgaggaggaggaggaggaagaagaggaggaggaggacgaggaggaagaggaggaggaggaggaggaagtgatggaggaggaggaagaggaagaggaggagcaggaagtgaaggaggaagaggaggaggaagaggaggaggtgtacGAGCGGCGGGAGGCCAACGACTACGACACGCGCAGTGAGGCCGGCGAGTCGCGCTCCGCCTCGTCCGTCAGCTTctccgaggaggaggaggacgaagacgaggaggaggagtcagggAGAAGCTCTGCCTCCGACGCCTCAG GCTCTGAGAAGAAGCGGGAGAAGCTGTCTTCGTCTGTCCGAGCCGTCCGAGCCGTCCGCAAAGGCATCGAGa accagAGCAGTAAGTTGCGCTACATCCTGCGGGACGCTCGCTTCTTCCTCATCAAGAGCAACAACCATGAGAACGTGTCGCTGGCCAAGGCCAAG ggtgtgtggtCCACTCTGCCGGTCAATGAGAAGAAGCTGAACGCGGCGTTCCGCTCGGCTCGCAGCGTCATCCTGGTGTTCTCCGTGCGCGAGAGCGGCAAATTCCaag GCTTCGCTCGGCTGGCGTCCGAGTCGCATCACGGCGGCTCGCCCATCCACTGGGTGCTTCCTGCCGGCATGAACGCCAAAATGCTGGGCGGAGTCTTCAAGATCGACTGGCTCTGCAG GCGGGAACTTCCCTTCACGAAGACGGCTCATCTGTCCAATCCCTGGAACGAACACAAGCCCGTGAAGATTGGACGTGACGGACAG GAGATCCAACCGGACGTCGGTGCCCAGCTCTGTGCCCTCTTCCCATTGGACGAGAGTGCTGATGTGCAGCAGGCGGCGCGCAAAGTGCGCCACCATCATCGCCGTGGAAATGGAGGCGGTGGACGCGGCGCTGCCTCGTCTTCGGAACCACCGCCACCACGACCACGCGGCCGGCCACCGCACCGCGACCCGGGCAG GCGTCGGCCAGAAGAGTACGACATCAGCGGGCGGAAGCGAGCGCGCCTCGACTACCAGCCCGACTTCCCTCAGAGAcaag GGTTCATCCAGGACCTGCGGAGCCAGCCGGTGGACAG GAGGTTCTCCGGCGTGCGGCGAGACGTTTTCCTCAACGGG tcGTATAACGACTACATGAGGGACTACCACCACGGCGTCGGCCCCCCCGCCCCCTGGCAGGCGCTG gCCCCGTACCCGGGCGTGGACGCGCCCCCCCACCACCcgtactaccaccaccaccaccaccagcaggccccgccccctccgcaGGCCCCGCCctaccaccaccatcatcatcatcaccaccaccagcagcagcagcagcaggcgcCGCCGCCACCGCACGACAGCCGCTTCCGTGACAAACGGCAGACACGCTCCTTCAACTCCAGCCCT CACGACTACGACATGCGTGTGGACGACTTCCTGCGGCGCACGCAGGCGGTGGTGAGCAGCCGGCGTGAGCGCGAGCGGCAGCGTGAGCgcgagcgaggaggaggaggaggaggagggggaggaggaggaggaggaggaggaggaaggagggagagggagagagagcgaggcagagagagagacagggagagagagagagacaaggagcgACAGGGACGCTACCGCCGCTGA